Within the Bacillus pumilus genome, the region TGTGTTAAGTGCTGCGATATTGTGGTTAATTCTCATTTCCTATTACCTCCATGTATGTGGGACCTGACAGACATCCTTGTCTGAAAAAAGTCCTTCATTCTAGGGCTTATCAACCCTGACAATTTTATTATCGGACGTGGTTATAGGATGTTTAGCAGATTTTTTTTAAAATAGCGCATATTTCCATGACGTTGATCCTAATTTTAATAATTTTTACGAAAACAAAAACTGCTGACCTATCATCAGCAGTTTTTCCATTATATGAATATCAGTATTGCTTGATATCAAACATTAGGATATTTTGGTACACCACATAATCCTTTTTACTTGTAAAAGGCCCTTTATTATGTTCATCATTGATTTCATAGAAGTTCATCCCAATTCCAAAACTTCTCTCTTTATACCAATTAAGAAAATCACTGATTTCTTTCATTGAAAGAAAATAATCTTTTTGCAGTCCGTTTATCATAGTAATTGAAAGTATACCCTTTGTTACTTCTTCATCAGGTTTTATTCCATCTTGATCCTTTGGTTCTTCGGTTGACCCATCACCAGGTTTTATTCCATCTTGATCCTTTGGTTCTTCGGTTGACCCATCACCAGGTTTTGTTCCGTCTTGATCCTTCGGTTGTTCGGTTGACCCATCACCAGGTTTTGTTCCGTCTTGATCCTTCGGTTGTTCGGTTGTTCCATCACTAGGTTTTGTTCCGTCTTGATCCTTCGGTTGTTCGGTTGTTCCATCACCAGGTTTTGTTCCATCCTGATCTTTCGGTTCTTCTGTTGTATCATCATCTGGATTTGCTTCATCTTCAGTTATTTGCAAGTCGCTTAACGGAATAGAAATCACTGATTTGTAATCACTTTTTGCAGAGAGGTGTCTCATACTATATGAGTAGTCACGTCCTCCAATGACATACAATTTCTCATCAACCACTGCCGCAACAGCTGATACTCGACCTTCTGGTAAATCATATGTTGAATTTTTAAATTGACCATCTTTTGGGTTGAAAATTTGAACTTTTTTCATGATCTCACTTGAACTATCACCAGATTGCTGTCCACCAATAACGAAGAATTTCCCATTATATGTTTCGTAAGCCGGTTCAAATACAAATGAAGTTAAGTCACTATCTTTTAGTTTACTCCATGTATCTGCTGAAATATCATATTGGAACAAAGATCTTTCTCTACTATGCCCGATCGAATTTTCTCCACCCGCAACATATATTTTGCCGTCAATTGCAGATATAGCTCTCCCATTTCGAGACGGTAAAGCAGATGAATTCAAGCTCTTCCATTCACCAGAGTCTGTATTATACTTGTAGACATTATTCTTATAAGAGTTTTTTGAAGATATAATATATAGATTTTCTTTTACTGCAACTGCGTACAAAGTTCCCTTGCTATAAGTTGAAAACACAGGGTCTCTAGGTATTTGAATTGGCTCTTCAGCCCACTGATCAAGCTCTGTATCATAAATATCAATTGTGTTATAAGCTACTTTAGTCTCTTCGTTAATTCCGCCTATTAAATATATTTTTTTACCTACAGTAGCATATGTTCCACCTGTTCTATCTCTTGGCATACCGGCTTTCTCTTCCCACACATCTTTCTTAGGGTCATACATATATGTTTGGTTGTTTAATTTATTTGATTCACTTGCTCCACCAAACACATAAATCTTTCCATCAACGACTCCCACTCCAGCATTAATACGTTCTTCTGGTAAATCAGCTCTTTTCGTCCATCCAGTTACTTTTTCTGCTGCATTTGCTTTAAACGGACTAAGGGTACTCATTAACAGAAGTACCGTGATGAATAATAAAAACCTTTTTTTCATTTTCTATTCCTCCAACTCGTTATATTCCCTCCTTTTATCGTTCTTTTTTTCACAAAGTTTACAATTTAAAGAAATTGAGATGAATCACTTTAAAAATCAAATGACACCAAAAGTCACTCATTCAATCATCTAAATATGTAGTGTTATAAAGGAAATGTTCTAAGCTTTACCTTTTCATAATCACTTCTTCGCCTTTCAGCTGAATCATGAGTGAGGATTGATTATATAATAAATTGATAATGCGGCGTGCCATTTCAGGGGGAGACGCATTGTAGTCATTTCTGATCCATTCAATGATAAAACCAAAAATACCGTATGAACGATATTGGATAAAATAACTGTCGTTGATTTCTGCATACTGATCACTTACAAACGACATTCTATGTTCGAAGATATATTGTATTTTCTTAAGCAATTGTTCTTTTATTTGAGGGATGCGGTCTTCCATCACTAATAAATCATAGTAGTCACGATTTTCCACGATATATTGAAATACATCCGTGCCCTCTGGTTTCATGCGAGTTAAATCCAACAGTGGATTTTCACGAGTCGGTTTACAAAATTCATATTCGAAATCTTCCATTTCTCGGTGAATAAAATCTGCTGCTAGTTCATCTTTACTTTCATAATGCACATAAAACGTCGTCCGGTTATAATTTGCCTTTTCCACAATATCCTTCACTTTTACGTGCGAATATCCTTTTTCTTTTACAAGTATTTTGAATGTTTGTCGAAGTGTTTCTTTTGTTCGCTCAACACGGCGATCCTCTTTTTTCATCATCGGCCCCTCCTTTAGACACTTTTAAAAAAATGTTGATTAGAGATACATAAATTCCTATGTGTTGAAAACCTATACACATAAGTTTTTTTGCTGATTGAAACAAAAAAACTTTCGTCCTACAATCAACTTAGTCATAAAGAAATGAATTTTTTGTGACATTTGATCTAACTTCTTTAGAATATCATA harbors:
- a CDS encoding kelch repeat-containing protein, yielding MKKRFLLFITVLLLMSTLSPFKANAAEKVTGWTKRADLPEERINAGVGVVDGKIYVFGGASESNKLNNQTYMYDPKKDVWEEKAGMPRDRTGGTYATVGKKIYLIGGINEETKVAYNTIDIYDTELDQWAEEPIQIPRDPVFSTYSKGTLYAVAVKENLYIISSKNSYKNNVYKYNTDSGEWKSLNSSALPSRNGRAISAIDGKIYVAGGENSIGHSRERSLFQYDISADTWSKLKDSDLTSFVFEPAYETYNGKFFVIGGQQSGDSSSEIMKKVQIFNPKDGQFKNSTYDLPEGRVSAVAAVVDEKLYVIGGRDYSYSMRHLSAKSDYKSVISIPLSDLQITEDEANPDDDTTEEPKDQDGTKPGDGTTEQPKDQDGTKPSDGTTEQPKDQDGTKPGDGSTEQPKDQDGTKPGDGSTEEPKDQDGIKPGDGSTEEPKDQDGIKPDEEVTKGILSITMINGLQKDYFLSMKEISDFLNWYKERSFGIGMNFYEINDEHNKGPFTSKKDYVVYQNILMFDIKQY
- a CDS encoding TetR/AcrR family transcriptional regulator, producing MKKEDRRVERTKETLRQTFKILVKEKGYSHVKVKDIVEKANYNRTTFYVHYESKDELAADFIHREMEDFEYEFCKPTRENPLLDLTRMKPEGTDVFQYIVENRDYYDLLVMEDRIPQIKEQLLKKIQYIFEHRMSFVSDQYAEINDSYFIQYRSYGIFGFIIEWIRNDYNASPPEMARRIINLLYNQSSLMIQLKGEEVIMKR